The following coding sequences are from one Triticum aestivum cultivar Chinese Spring chromosome 5A, IWGSC CS RefSeq v2.1, whole genome shotgun sequence window:
- the LOC123108258 gene encoding cytochrome P450 709B2-like, whose protein sequence is MDFVWAVVAAAAAVLAWWALSALVWRPRAIARQLRAQGVGGPGYRFLAGNLGEIKRLRAAIAGAALDVGSHDLVPMVQPHMRKWIPLHGRTFLYWFGARPTLCVADVSMVSQVLLERTGLYPKNTGNPHIARLLGRGLVFADGDEWKRHRKVVHPAFNMDKLKVMTATMSDCAGSIMSEWKAKVGEGGGAAEIELSGQFEELTADVISHTAFGASYREGKRVFLAQRELLFLAFSTVFNVQIRAFRYLPTQKNLKIWKLDKEVRGMLTNIIKSRLADKDTMGYGNDLLGLMLEACTPEEHGHEPLLSMDEIIDECKTFFFAGHDTSSHMLSWTMLLLSTHPEWEQKLREEVVRECGNEVPTGDVLNKLKLVNMFLLETLRLYSPLSTIQRKAGLDLEVGGITVPKGTVLTIPIASIHRDKEVWGEDAHEFNPLRFENGVTRAANHPNAFLSFSDGPRSCIGQNFAMIEAKIVIVMILQRFSFFLSPKYVHAPMDVITLRSKFGLPMVLKSLEM, encoded by the exons ATGGATTTCGTGTGGGCggttgtggcggcggcggcggcggtgttggCGTGGTGGGCGCTGAGTGCGCTGGTGTGGAGGCCGCGCGCCATCGCCCGGCAGCTCCGCGCCCAGGGCGTGGGCGGGCCGGGCTACAGGTTCCTGGCCGGGAACCTCGGCGAGATCAAGCGTCtccgcgccgccatcgccggcgccgcgcTGGACGTCGGTTCCCACGACCTGGTGCCCATGGTGCAGCCGCATATGCGCAAATGGATCCCACTCCACG GACGCACGTTCTTGTACTGGTTCGGAGCACGGCCGACCCTGTGCGTGGCCGACGTGAGCATGGTGAGCCAGGTGCTCCTGGAGCGCACCGGGCTGTACCCCAAGAACACCGGGAACCCGCACATCGCCCGCCTGCTCGGCAGGGGGCTCGTGTTCGCCGACGGCGACGAGTGGAAGCGCCACCGCAAGGTCGTCCACCCCGCCTTCAACATGGACAAGCTCAAG GTGATGACGGCGACCATGTCGGACTGTGCCGGGTCAATCATGTCGGAGTGGAAAGCGAaggtgggcgagggaggcggcgcggcggagatCGAGCTGAGCGGCCAGTTCGAGGAGCTAACCGCGGATGTCATTTCCCACACGGCCTTCGGAGCTAGCTACAGAGAGGGGAAGCGAGTCTTCCTGGCGCAGAGGGAGCTCCTGTTCCTTGCCTTCTCCACCGTTTTCAATGTCCAAATCCGGGCATTTAG GTACCTGCCAACCCAAAAGAACCTCAAGATATGGAAGCTCGACAAGGAGGTGAGGGGCATGCTCACCAACATCATCAAGAGTCGGCTCGCAGACAAGGACACCATGGGCTATGGGAACGACCTGCTCGGGCTGATGTTGGAGGCGTGCACTCCGGAGGAGCACGGTCATGAGCCGCTTCTAAGCATGGACGAGATCATAGACGAGTGTAAGACCTTCTTCTTCGCTGGACACGACACTAGCTCACACATGCTTTCATGGACCATGTTGTTGTTGAGCACACATCCAGAATGGGAGCAGAAGCTCAGGGAGGAGGTGGTGAGAGAGTGCGGCAATGAGGTTCCCACCGGTGACGTGCTCAACAAACTGAAGCTAGTCAACATGTTCCTTCTAGAAACTCTTAGGTTATACTCTCCTTTGTCGACCATTCAGAGAAAGGCAGGTTTGGATCTTGAGGTCGGTGGCATCACAGTGCCCAAAGGCACGGTCCTGACCATCCCCATTGCGTCGATACACCGTGACAAGGAGGTATGGGGAGAGGATGCCCATGAGTTCAATCCTCTCAGGTTTGAAAACGGAGTGACACGGGCAGCAAATCATCCTAATGCATTCTTGTCTTTCTCCGATGGGCCAAGGTCGTGCATTGGGCAGAACTTTGCGATGATCGAGGCCAAGATTGTGATCGTCATGATTCTTCAGAGGTTCTCCTTCTTCCTATCCCCTAAGTATGTCCATGCCCCCATGGACGTGATCACACTACGATCAAAGTTTGGTCTTCCCATGGTTCTCAAGAGCCTAGAGATGTAG